One Terriglobia bacterium DNA window includes the following coding sequences:
- the acnA gene encoding aconitate hydratase AcnA produces MTNSFGSRSTLRVGNKEYDIFRLDALDKQGISTRHLPFSLRILLENLLRTEDGKSVKADDIRSLAAWDGKAQPVKEIAFTPSRVLLQDFTGVPAVVDLAAMREAMRKLGGDPASINPISPAELVIDHSVQVDEFGTKWAFQVNADLEFQRNKERYAFLRWGQGAFENLKIVPPDTGIVHQVNLEYLARVVFVGPARNGTRPLAYPDTLVGTDSHTTMINGLGVLGWGVGGIEAEAAMLDQPVSMLIPQVVGVKLTGKLSEGATATDLVLTITEMLRREGVVGKFVEFYGPGMHTLALADRATIGNMSPEYGATCGIFPIDNETLNYLRLSGRSEEQIALVDVYCKAQGLFHTPDSPEATYSTNLQLDLGSIEPSVAGPKRPQDRVTLAKVPDGFRQVLPTLMRPGSKSGDKQIGRFEGEGGSTAVGVEDAEAPSVDKPVMADLRKELRNGSVVIAAIASCTNTSNPSVMLAAGILAKKAVERGLATKPWVKTSLAPGSKVVTEYYKKAGLTPYLDKLRFNLVGYGCTTCIGNSGPLPAEVSEIINGKDLVAVSVLSGNRNFEGRINSEVRANYLMSPPLVVAYALAGRIDIDMGKEPLGRDRQDNPVYLRDIWPTSKEVGDAIAQCIDGAMFRGSYADVYKGDERWQSLDVPAGETFAWDPNSTYIKDPPYFEGMGLNSPEVNDITGARVLAVLGHSVTTDHISPAGSIKPDSPAGKYLVAHGVEVKDFNSYGSRRGNHEVMMRGTFANIRLRNKMVPNREGGFTRHLPDGEEMTIFDAAMKYKDERVPLIILAGKEYGSGSSRDWAAKGPMLQGVRAVIAESFERIHRSNLVGMGVLPLQFVPGDDHESLGLTGEETFEITGLRELIDNYKPGQKVTVRVRQPEGTVTEFKVSLRIDTPQETLYYKHGGILPFVLRHLLAGKQKPEAVSTGRTTVAGQTTGSRVK; encoded by the coding sequence ATGACCAACAGCTTTGGCAGCCGTTCTACGCTCCGCGTCGGCAACAAGGAATACGACATCTTTCGCCTGGACGCGCTCGACAAGCAGGGTATCTCGACCCGACACCTGCCCTTCTCGCTTCGTATCCTGCTGGAAAACCTGCTGCGCACCGAAGACGGAAAGTCCGTCAAGGCGGACGACATCCGCTCGCTGGCCGCCTGGGATGGCAAGGCGCAGCCGGTGAAGGAGATCGCCTTCACGCCCAGCCGCGTTCTCCTGCAGGACTTCACCGGCGTGCCCGCGGTGGTGGACCTGGCGGCCATGCGCGAGGCGATGAGGAAGCTGGGCGGCGACCCGGCGAGCATCAATCCAATTTCGCCCGCCGAGCTGGTGATTGACCACTCGGTGCAGGTGGATGAGTTCGGCACCAAGTGGGCGTTCCAGGTGAACGCCGACTTGGAGTTCCAGCGCAACAAGGAGCGCTACGCCTTCCTGCGCTGGGGCCAGGGCGCATTCGAGAACCTGAAAATCGTGCCCCCGGACACCGGCATCGTGCACCAGGTGAACCTGGAGTACCTGGCGCGCGTGGTGTTTGTCGGTCCGGCACGCAACGGCACCCGGCCGCTGGCGTATCCGGACACACTCGTCGGCACCGACTCCCATACCACCATGATCAACGGCCTGGGCGTGCTGGGATGGGGCGTGGGCGGAATTGAAGCCGAGGCCGCCATGCTGGACCAGCCGGTCTCGATGCTGATCCCCCAGGTTGTGGGCGTGAAGCTGACCGGCAAACTGAGCGAGGGCGCGACCGCCACCGACCTGGTGCTGACGATCACGGAAATGCTGCGGCGGGAGGGCGTGGTTGGCAAGTTCGTCGAATTCTACGGGCCGGGGATGCACACCCTGGCCTTGGCCGACCGCGCCACCATCGGCAACATGTCGCCGGAGTACGGCGCCACCTGCGGCATCTTCCCCATCGACAACGAAACGCTGAATTACCTGCGCCTCAGCGGACGCAGTGAGGAGCAGATCGCGCTGGTGGACGTGTACTGCAAGGCGCAGGGGCTGTTCCACACACCCGATTCCCCAGAAGCAACCTACTCCACCAACCTGCAACTCGACCTCGGGTCGATCGAGCCCAGTGTCGCCGGGCCGAAGCGCCCGCAGGACCGTGTCACGCTGGCCAAGGTTCCCGACGGATTCCGGCAAGTGCTGCCGACGCTCATGCGCCCCGGCAGCAAGAGTGGCGATAAACAGATCGGCCGCTTCGAAGGCGAGGGCGGCAGCACCGCGGTCGGCGTCGAAGATGCGGAAGCTCCCTCGGTCGACAAGCCGGTGATGGCGGACCTGCGCAAGGAACTGCGTAACGGCAGCGTGGTCATTGCGGCCATCGCGAGCTGCACCAACACGTCGAATCCGTCGGTGATGCTGGCCGCCGGCATCCTGGCCAAGAAGGCAGTGGAGCGTGGGCTTGCGACCAAGCCATGGGTGAAGACCTCGCTCGCGCCGGGCTCCAAGGTGGTAACCGAGTACTACAAGAAGGCCGGGCTGACGCCGTATCTCGACAAGCTGCGCTTCAACTTGGTCGGCTACGGCTGCACTACTTGCATCGGAAACTCGGGACCGTTGCCGGCGGAGGTTTCCGAGATTATCAACGGCAAGGACCTAGTGGCGGTCTCCGTGCTCAGTGGCAACCGCAACTTCGAGGGCCGAATCAATTCCGAGGTCCGCGCCAACTACCTGATGTCGCCGCCTCTGGTGGTCGCCTATGCGCTTGCCGGACGCATCGATATTGACATGGGAAAAGAGCCGCTGGGGCGCGATCGGCAGGACAACCCGGTGTACCTGCGGGATATCTGGCCGACCTCGAAGGAAGTGGGCGACGCCATCGCGCAATGTATCGACGGTGCCATGTTCCGCGGCAGCTACGCCGATGTTTACAAGGGCGACGAGCGCTGGCAGTCGCTGGATGTTCCGGCGGGTGAGACCTTTGCCTGGGACCCGAATTCCACCTATATCAAGGACCCGCCGTACTTCGAAGGCATGGGATTGAACTCGCCCGAGGTGAACGACATCACCGGAGCGCGCGTGCTGGCCGTGCTCGGGCACAGCGTGACCACCGACCACATCTCGCCGGCGGGTTCGATCAAGCCGGACAGCCCGGCGGGCAAGTACCTCGTCGCGCACGGCGTGGAGGTGAAGGACTTCAACTCCTACGGCTCGCGGCGCGGCAACCACGAGGTCATGATGCGCGGCACGTTTGCCAACATCCGGCTGCGCAACAAGATGGTACCGAATCGCGAAGGCGGTTTCACGCGTCACCTGCCCGACGGCGAAGAGATGACCATCTTCGACGCCGCCATGAAGTACAAGGATGAGCGCGTGCCGCTGATCATCTTGGCGGGCAAGGAGTACGGTTCGGGATCGTCCCGCGACTGGGCGGCGAAGGGGCCGATGCTGCAGGGCGTGCGCGCGGTAATCGCGGAGAGCTTCGAGCGCATTCACCGCTCCAACCTGGTGGGCATGGGCGTACTGCCCTTGCAGTTTGTCCCCGGCGACGATCACGAATCGCTGGGGCTCACCGGCGAGGAGACCTTCGAGATCACCGGCCTGCGCGAGCTGATTGACAACTACAAGCCGGGGCAAAAAGTGACGGTTCGCGTCAGGCAACCGGAGGGCACCGTAACCGAGTTCAAGGTCAGCCTGCGCATCGACACGCCGCAGGAGACGCTCTACTACAAGCACGGCGGCATCCTGCCATTCGTGCTCCGGCACCTGCTGGCCGGCAAGCAAAAGCCCGAGGCGGTCAGCACCGGGCGGA
- a CDS encoding PQQ-dependent sugar dehydrogenase gives MPMVRRRFAALLSGVALAVLAGCAGQTSSNSMPAPAPTGPPPALQLNAFVSGLASPVGMESAHDGSGRLFVLEQAGKIRVMRSGALVATPFLDVTAKVISGGELGLLGLAFHPNYASNRKFYVNYTRPLGSQWETVIAEYLVSAANPDQADPAIERILLTVAQPFSNHKGGQMAFGPDGFLYVAFGDGGSAGDPLGNGQNLQTLLGKILRIDVNATSAGRAYAIPPDNPFATGGGAPEIFAYGFRNPWRFSFDSATGTLFAGDVGQDSFEEVDIVQKGANYGWNIMEGSHCFKPATGCNMTGLTLPIIDYGRDQGGTVIGGFVYRGAAIPGLVNAYVFGDFLSGRIWGLRQNSSGTWERTELAATGKNISSFGRDENGELYVVDYSGAVWRLVAK, from the coding sequence ATGCCGATGGTTCGACGCCGCTTCGCCGCCCTCCTCAGTGGGGTTGCCTTGGCTGTACTGGCCGGGTGCGCAGGCCAGACGAGCAGCAACAGCATGCCGGCGCCGGCGCCAACTGGCCCACCGCCCGCGTTGCAGCTCAATGCTTTCGTCTCCGGGTTGGCGTCGCCGGTCGGAATGGAATCGGCGCACGATGGCAGCGGGCGTCTTTTTGTGCTCGAGCAGGCGGGCAAAATCCGCGTCATGCGTAGCGGCGCGCTGGTGGCAACGCCGTTTCTTGACGTAACGGCCAAGGTGATTTCAGGCGGCGAGCTAGGCCTGCTCGGGTTGGCCTTTCATCCCAATTACGCCAGCAACCGGAAATTCTATGTGAACTACACGCGCCCGCTGGGATCGCAATGGGAGACGGTGATCGCTGAGTACCTGGTTTCTGCCGCCAACCCTGACCAGGCGGATCCTGCGATTGAGCGTATCCTGCTGACCGTGGCGCAGCCGTTCTCCAATCACAAAGGCGGCCAGATGGCATTTGGCCCCGACGGTTTTCTCTACGTCGCGTTTGGTGACGGCGGCAGCGCGGGAGATCCGCTCGGCAACGGCCAGAATCTTCAGACCCTGCTCGGCAAAATCCTCCGCATCGACGTCAATGCCACCAGCGCCGGCCGCGCCTACGCCATTCCGCCGGACAATCCGTTTGCCACCGGAGGCGGCGCGCCGGAGATATTTGCCTACGGTTTCCGTAATCCCTGGCGCTTCTCCTTCGACTCCGCCACCGGCACGCTGTTCGCGGGAGACGTGGGACAAGACAGCTTTGAAGAAGTTGATATCGTGCAAAAGGGCGCCAATTACGGATGGAACATCATGGAAGGGTCTCACTGTTTCAAGCCGGCCACTGGCTGCAACATGACGGGGCTCACCCTGCCGATCATCGATTACGGTCGCGACCAGGGCGGCACCGTGATCGGCGGCTTTGTTTACCGCGGCGCCGCGATTCCAGGCTTGGTGAATGCTTATGTCTTCGGCGATTTTCTCAGTGGCCGGATCTGGGGATTGCGCCAGAACTCATCGGGCACGTGGGAGAGGACGGAACTGGCGGCGACCGGAAAAAACATCTCCTCGTTCGGCCGCGACGAGAACGGCGAGTTATACGTCGTCGATTACAGCGGCGCGGTGTGGAGGCTGGTGGCAAAGTAA